The proteins below come from a single Holdemania massiliensis genomic window:
- a CDS encoding oligosaccharide flippase family protein produces MKKEIIRSTVHLLTLSLIAKILSFFVRIACARVLSAEAMNYYSLTMPTTVFLITLGQMGLPSAVSKIVASRRDYTPVLKASVLLSVINNLLLTVFFMLVIPLLAAVVLKQQVLIPVLRAVVPIIPLVSISGLLKGYFMGRQEIIPPTACQISEEITRILFLIGCFTLAPTTDPVKMASIAVFSMSVGEIGSIVHLCIALKRKKRVLHHVSTLTGSLHWDTVNELLSLSLPMTGSRLIGSLTSFLEPMCLVLFADVLLQQQLITTYGQLNGYIMPLLTLPSFATIALSNWLLPSFTYQASRHRMDHARRQFFQIGLCCLFIGCASGLTLFCFAEPICQLLYHQTQMVPLLRSLTLPFILYSIQPCLSSVLHALGRSQKAMIDTTCGCLTRLACVSFLTIPLGTQAVGIALVSGMLVTTVLHLGRVLRCLFQDEKAVLLPEA; encoded by the coding sequence ATGAAAAAAGAAATCATTCGATCAACCGTTCATCTTCTTACCCTTTCATTGATCGCAAAAATCCTTTCCTTTTTTGTTCGGATCGCCTGTGCGCGCGTACTCAGCGCCGAAGCGATGAATTATTACAGTCTGACCATGCCGACCACGGTTTTCCTGATTACCCTGGGGCAGATGGGCTTGCCCAGCGCCGTCAGCAAGATTGTCGCTTCCCGTCGGGATTACACGCCGGTCTTAAAAGCCTCGGTGCTGCTTTCTGTGATCAACAACCTGCTTCTGACCGTTTTTTTCATGTTAGTGATCCCGCTGTTAGCCGCGGTCGTCTTAAAGCAGCAGGTGCTGATCCCGGTTCTGAGGGCTGTTGTGCCGATCATTCCGTTAGTCAGTATCTCCGGTTTGCTGAAAGGATATTTTATGGGAAGGCAGGAAATCATTCCGCCTACGGCCTGTCAGATCAGTGAGGAAATAACGCGGATTCTCTTTTTGATCGGCTGCTTTACGCTGGCGCCGACCACCGATCCGGTCAAAATGGCCTCGATTGCCGTCTTTTCGATGTCGGTCGGCGAGATCGGCAGCATCGTTCATTTATGCATCGCGCTCAAACGCAAAAAAAGGGTGCTGCACCATGTCAGCACCTTAACGGGTTCTCTGCATTGGGATACTGTCAACGAACTGCTCAGCCTGTCGCTGCCGATGACCGGCAGCCGGCTGATTGGCTCGCTCACCAGCTTTTTGGAACCGATGTGTTTAGTCCTGTTTGCCGATGTTCTGCTCCAGCAGCAGCTCATTACCACTTATGGCCAGCTCAACGGCTACATCATGCCGCTTTTGACGCTGCCCAGCTTTGCGACGATCGCCTTAAGCAACTGGCTGCTGCCCTCTTTCACCTACCAAGCCAGCCGGCACCGCATGGATCACGCCCGCCGGCAGTTCTTTCAGATCGGCTTATGCTGCTTATTCATCGGCTGTGCGAGCGGACTGACGTTATTCTGCTTTGCCGAACCGATCTGTCAGCTGCTTTACCATCAGACTCAGATGGTTCCGCTTCTGCGTTCGCTGACTCTGCCGTTTATCCTGTATTCGATTCAGCCCTGCCTCAGCAGCGTGCTGCATGCTTTAGGCCGCAGTCAGAAAGCGATGATCGATACGACCTGCGGCTGTCTGACGCGCTTAGCCTGCGTCAGCTTCCTGACGATTCCCTTAGGTACCCAGGCCGTCGGCATTGCCTTAGTCAGCGGCATGCTCGTGACGACCGTGCTGCATCTGGGCCGGGTTCTGCGTTGTCTTTTTCAGGACGAAAAAGCCGTTCTTCTGCCAGAGGCATAA
- a CDS encoding post-transcriptional regulator: protein MESLDLKNKQIQLTLMLKLQQLQREQLPGLNYKNLEDVMLKLVWKRNHPKTLHEAVNDILSLSADQIVRFLSKQAIIEGYHQELSEFSDLIGGRNV, encoded by the coding sequence ATGGAATCCCTGGATCTGAAAAATAAGCAGATTCAGCTCACTCTGATGCTGAAGCTGCAGCAGCTGCAGCGTGAACAGCTTCCCGGCCTAAACTATAAAAATCTTGAGGATGTCATGTTGAAGCTGGTGTGGAAACGAAATCACCCGAAGACTTTACATGAAGCTGTAAATGATATATTATCTTTATCGGCAGATCAGATCGTCCGTTTTTTATCAAAACAGGCGATCATTGAAGGGTATCATCAAGAATTATCAGAGTTTAGCGATTTAATAGGAGGAAGAAACGTATGA